From Plasmodium coatneyi strain Hackeri chromosome 7, complete sequence:
GCacacacgaaaaaaaaaaaaaattcaaaagggggaaaaaatgaacaagtgCAAATATTGAgtaaatgagaaaaattccaaacatatttttctaaCCCCCCTGGGGGGCTACGCCTGGAAGGTGAGCGGTGCGTGCCGCCGAATGAAGCGCCACACGTTTGCATCTGTCACCTCGGGGAAATGCGCAAAGAAGGACTTAAAAATGTTTACCCCGCTGGGATAATCACTACCATTGTGAACCCCCTGGATATGTATTATGTGCTTAATTATGAGGACCAACGTTCTCATGATATGTCtgttgtataattttttgtgaattaaTTGGCGTATCAACGAGAGAAGCTCCGCCATTTGGGCCCCATATATGTAGGCACTATGGTAGTAGAACACACTTTCGCGTAGCTTAGAGAAAAAGTCTTCTACATTGAACAGGATGAAGTGGACAATGGGCAAATTTAGATGTTCCTGCTTTTCGTTGTGGTAGGTTAGGAATGCTTGCAGGAAGAGCCGTGCGTCTCGGAAGTTGTATGGCCGCCTGTTCACTCGTCGGTACGCCTCGCGTGGGTCACTCGATATACTGTCACTGCGAATCTTGTCACAGGAGATATTTTCACAGGAGATATTTTCACTAGAGTTACTCTCACTACAGTTGTTTTCATTGGAGTGCCCACATAGGCGCCTATACAGGTGGTAGAAGAACGTCTGGGCAAAGGCGCAGACGTGCTCGTTCTGCTTCTCCCGGACGAGGCTCAAAATGTTCAGCAGGTACGTGTGGGGGTGCGTGCTAAACTGGTGAAGGTCGTGTTTGGCCAGGATTTCCAAAATTCGCGTCATCCGCCCGGTCAGCACTTTGAACACGTCATAATTTTCGGACTTCAATTTTTGCAGGTTACAAatgtgaatgaaaaaaaaaatgtcgtaGATATTTTCTAAGTTCAGTGCACCTGAAAACTGGtccagaagaaaaaaaaactttttccaCGATTCAACCAAAtctatttgaaaaaaggacACATACTTGAATGCcttaataataatgtagAGGTCCTCATACATGTAGTAGGCGTACTGGtcaatgaaggaaaaaatatttgtctCGATTAAGTCAGAGGATACTTCTGATACGATTCGAAGGACGTCGGCGTTTTTGTAGTAGAGGAGACTCAGTAGGTACATGTTGTAGACAAATTTGAGCAGGTGGACATTTTTAaactttacaaaaatgtgtatgtcGTGTGTGAAGTCGTATAAAAACTGGGGGTCCCTGAACGATTGGCTGCTCAGGAGGTGCTTCCTCTGGAGGGCACGCATTTCACTTCTGCATGAGAGTAGGCGTGGTAAGGTGTCCAGACTGGGGGGGGTTCCCCCACTGGGTTGATCCCTCAGCAGGACGTAACGACTGTGAGAGAACAGACGCCGATGGTAATCCCGAAACAAGACGGACCGCCTATACCCCAGTATGAAAAAGGAGAGCACCCGGTTTATCTGAAAATCCTTCAGCAAACTCTTCCGTTGGAGCAACTCGTTCTTGCAGCGGGTCATGAGTGTGCTGTACTGCTTTCCATATTGCAGTTTCtcggagttaaaaaaaatggctaacACATCTTCCACTTGGAACAAGGAAAGGTTGCCCAAAAATAAATCCACCAACCTTTGCACAGTTTCCTCCTCTTGGGAAAACTTACCAATCATTAAGTACTGCAAAAAACTGTATAGGAATTTtatgtccttcttcctctgctgCAGGTGCTCGTTCTCCAGGTAGGCCAtgtaattttctttgttttttttttgttctttcgtTTTGGAGTCGTAAAAGAGGACATCGCAAATGTCGCTGCTGCGTGAGTGGGTTTTCCCACTTTGCATACTTTGAATTGCACGTTCGGTGTCCTTGGCAAAATGGGCCAGTAGGAGGGACGCTGCACCATGAACACCGTCAGTAGGACCGACGTACCTGTGCTTCACCAGCAGCGGCACGAGCAACTTGAAGTGACCAAAGTGCAGTTTAGACAGGTTGGACCGGTCAACACGCACAAGTTCAAAGATCCtgctcaaaatggaaaggttAATTTTCTTGTGCACCTCACTCCCGTAGTAAGAGTACTCATTCAGGTACGCCAACAAAACCACCAAGGAGTCAATACAGAACAGGTGAAGCGACTGAGACATTATTAAGAATAGcaaattgtaaatatttaaattcacgtaaaataatttcaacctgttcatatattttagtAAAAAGATAATATTCCTACTGTTCAAAGTTATTGTCCTTTGCATACTCTTTTCacctgaactgttcatattttttctgaacatGTACAGGTAAAATTTCAACACCTGTTCAAAGGTATCCGTTAAAAACGCAAATCTTctgtcatatatatattccatcatgtttgcatttttaaatCGGTAAATATACatgaacatatacataatgtttattatgttttttggttttttttcactgAACAGTTCCAATAGTGCACTCACGCTTTGGCTCTTTTTTATCTGTTCATTGATCTGCTTAACCGCATCGTCCACTTTAAACATGTCTATGAATTTGCTCCGTATCAGTTTGTTCACCGTCTCGTCGTCCGTGCTGCGTCTTTTgatttcctcctccacgTGTCTCTCAAAGGGCCGTCCTCCCTCCATCCCTCCTTCATCGCTATACCAACCATTATCGATATTGCCATTTCCATTTCCATCCGTTGTGACGCTCCCCTGAGCGAACGTCCCCTCCACCTGACGTACCGCCTCGTCCATGTCACTGCCTCGTTCCAGGTCAAACTCGCGTCGGATGCTCCTCAAGAAGTGCACGCTTTCGAGTTGGTCCTCCCCAGTGTCACCATGCTCTATATTAACCTCTTCACTTGTGGCACCCCTTAACTTattctcctcccccctttccgATGACAACTCCCCCCCTTGTAGATCCTCCCGACCGAAACGTCTATCCCTGCGTCCCTTGTAAAAAGGCCCCTGGAAGTCATTTTGGTAGTTACTCAAAAAATCATTCATGGTGTTCACGTCCACTCGATCGACTagcttctcttcttcttcccccactGAAAACTTATCCTTTAGGAGGATCTTTTCAGGCAGGTATTCCTTACCCTTAAGAACCCTCTCATAGTCGTAGCTGTATGGCATGgtctccttcttcccctcagAGGAAGTTTCTCCCTTAGTGTTCGCTTCCCTGTCTGTATCTATCCgatccccttcctcctccgtcCTGTTCCGGACCAAATTAGCTAAGCTCCTGGGGTCCCTCTCATAGTTACAAAAATTCACCTCAAGAAGTTCCTTCTCACTTATGGcgtccatttcttcctctttccttctctcttcttcctccacctgCTTCTGCTCCTCGTCTTCatcattaaatattttatccAGTTCTCtaaaaaaattctcataatattctttttctttatcttttttttttttccttgcgtAGTTCCTATTTATCTTGCTTCTGTTCTCATGTCTAGGTGTAGGGTGGGCAATCCCGTTTAGGTACCCCTGGTGGGGATACCTCTTCCTGCACTGGAAGCTCTGCGTTAGCAACAGTAGCAGCTGAGCTACATAGAAAGTTGTTCCCCACATTTTGGCATGCACCACGTAGTTTCGCTCCCTTGGCCTCCTCACaccttctcctctttttcaccTGGACCTCctaccccctccccccccggTTGAACACACACACCTATTTACGCGTCGATGCGTATGGACctactccccccctttctgcTTGCACACAGACGCTCATGGTTGCACTAGCATCAAATTACCACCTACAGGGGAAGGTACGCTCATCTTCCCGTCGCGCGAATAAGTgggatacaaaaaaaagaaaaaaaaaggacgtaACAGTCAGGTTATATGCAAGTAACATATTATTGCCCTTGGGGTTACAAACGAACGGGCAATTCATCACCTAGTGaatctttcttttttcattaacCTCATTGACACCGCTGCCAGTTAGCCTAAACGGTGTAAACCATAGGaggtgcaaaatttttttttcataaaaatagaaagtaCGGAGAGTAACCATTGGGGTTCGAAGCCGCACTTGGAAAAGGCTCATACACCACAGTGGAACACGTGCCCGCAATGCCACTCGTGCAGATTCTTGGAACGAAATTCCCCTCAAATGGGGGTACCTTCTGTGCATAAGGGAAAATTGCCTCCCCGTGTTGGCTACTCCACTTGCATTTCGCCATGacatgattttttttcactttttttttttttttgggggggagaaaatttttacaaaaatgaagaagataATTGTTAGCAATGTTGATCCGGTTCAAATGGGGTCGGTGTACATTAGGTTGCAATTTCCAAGGTGTGCTCACGCCGGGGCCAGATGAGTAGCCCCTACTGGTAACAGCGCTGCCTCCAATGGGGAGGTGACCGATTAaggtacatttattttacgAAACACAAATTCCGCTTACGGCGGTTCATGAGCTGATTGAAGAGCCAGTTCATGGCGGGCTCCACACCGTGTCCAGTTTTGGAAGAGCATTCTGCTAAGTGGCTTTTCCAGggacgggggggaaaagatgCAATAATTAATTGAACACGTGTAGGTATGGCTGGTGTATACGGACAGGAACATTTGTGTGTTCCCAAGGATGACCCCTCCAGCAAAGacctcctttatttttttattttttttttttttttaccagtTCCTATCAACTATGTGGTCAATTTTTAGCTCACTCCTGACATGCTGGAGCAGCATGCAGCTCTTCCTGTCCTGTTTGCTTGCCACGACGAGGAAGTCATCGATGTGGTTGTAGTCCTGCAGAACTTTGTAGAATCCTCTTTTCGCTGCAGGGGGGGGGGACGTGGCGATTCGCAGTGGGGATCATTGCCCTTGCGcatttattattctttctttttttccattttccccttttccgttttggCGCTTTACCTATCTTTAACCTCCCGTGATCGGAGAGGTCGATGCAGTAAATGACCGCGTCGATGTCTAGCCTGTTAATGGACGCCTGCGCGGTGGGGAAAAGAACCAAGTGTGCACTTAACTCAGAGACTGTGCTGATTCGGAAGGAGTAACTGGGGTGTACGCCCACGCAAGCAACCAttagttttattttttatttttttttttttttccgagtTACGTCGTCCTCTATGCTATAACGGGAGTCCCATATGATGACGGAAAATTCTTCAAAGTCGATTTTTTCCGGCAGGAGGCCTAGCAAAACGGGAGACAGGGTAACGGAGTGAGAGCACTTGTTGTGTTATGGGGGAACATTTACAACGTGCTGCCAAAAATTGACAGGTTATAGGCAGGCAAACCTTCCGTCGGCTTGACCTTCAAAAATCGGCTGTGCTGGAGGTACTTAACTAAAGTGGTTTTCCCACTTTGCGCTGGGCCACAAATTCTTATTTGGAAAATTATCTGTTTACGAAAAAACTTGTCACAGCAATCTCGCAAAAAGGACGCCACAGCATTACCCATTATATTGGTGCATTGGCATGAGTAGGACAGGCGTCTTGGTCGATCCGTATGGGCAACGGCGGTGTGTTGCAGGTGTGACGCCTGAGATGGTCTTTCTGTGTTTGTTCAGTGTTACTACGTCCGCTTTACGCGATGCACTGGTGACGTAATAAAAATCGCTGTCTAATGTAGGTTGGTTAATCTGCCCTTGTGGCGTATTTGTTCGCCGTCCTTTGGGGTGGCTAGAGCGTCTCTCCTCTTCAACCAAATCGGTTTCTTTCCGCTACTTCTGCTAACACGTTCAGTTGCACCGCTTCATGTCACGTCGCGCCAAGTGCACACCTGCAGCTAGTCCCATTATTATGCTTCCGCCTTTCCCTCACGCACTCCAGtcggttaaaaaaaatgagcccAACTTGCACTCGTTCAGATTAAGGTTATCATTAGGAATGGCAGAACGGGGATACCCCTGGCAAAAAAACATACGCGAATGCATTTCCTTCGGCAAGGAAAGGTCCTACACATGTACGTTC
This genomic window contains:
- a CDS encoding ADP-ribosylation factor-like protein, which encodes MGNAVASFLRDCCDKFFRKQIIFQIRICGPAQSGKTTLVKYLQHSRFLKVKPTEGLLPEKIDFEEFSVIIWDSRYSIEDDASINRLDIDAVIYCIDLSDHGRLKIAKRGFYKVLQDYNHIDDFLVVASKQDRKSCMLLQHVRSELKIDHIVDRNCHLAECSSKTGHGVEPAMNWLFNQLMNRRKRNLCFVK